One Kallotenue papyrolyticum genomic window carries:
- a CDS encoding glycoside hydrolase family 2 protein has protein sequence MTGTVATQTHGYPRPQLVRNNWTSLNGLWQFAFDREARWELPEQVVWDRQIVVPFAPETPASGIGDTTFYRACWYRRSFYAPPLAAGERLVLHFGAVDERATVWVNDHLVAHHEGGYTPFAADITHYLRPEGEQTIVVRAEDDPHDLAKPRGKQDWMLEPHAIWYPRTTGIWQTVWYERVPATALAKLHWTPNVEHWRIGLHAVLDGGRRDDLRLRVRLSVGQHILADDTYAVIAGEVHRGIALSDPGIDDYRNELLWSPDLPTLIDAHLQLWDQHGELIDEVWSYTALRQISLQGDRIVLNGRPTQLRLVLDQGYWPASGLTAPDDAALRRDVELAKAMGFNGVRKHQKIEDPRYLYWADRLGLLVWEEMPSAYRFTNDAVERLTRQWIEAIERDYSHPCIIAWVPFNESWGVPNLPERGEQRHYVQALYHLTKTLDPTRPVIGNDGWESSATDIIGIHDYDADPQQIKQRYCSEEGIGRLFTRERPGGRLLTLEGYAYSGQPIVLSEFGGIAFSEDRETTWGYTRSESAEAFARQYRELLEVVRALPMLAGFCYTQFADTYQETNGLLYPDRRPKIPLEEICLATRGPLSERQQQIEREWRARLMKYQVAPPDGVDASPPSTHHDRLDEAT, from the coding sequence ATGACCGGCACGGTTGCAACTCAGACCCATGGGTATCCTCGTCCGCAACTGGTGCGGAACAACTGGACATCGCTCAACGGTCTCTGGCAGTTCGCCTTTGACCGCGAAGCCCGCTGGGAACTGCCCGAGCAGGTAGTCTGGGACCGACAGATCGTCGTGCCTTTTGCGCCGGAAACACCGGCCAGCGGCATCGGCGATACGACCTTCTACCGCGCCTGCTGGTATCGGCGCAGCTTTTATGCCCCGCCGCTGGCCGCGGGCGAGCGTCTGGTGCTGCATTTCGGCGCAGTCGATGAACGCGCGACCGTCTGGGTCAACGATCACCTCGTCGCCCACCACGAAGGCGGCTACACGCCCTTCGCGGCCGACATCACGCACTACCTGCGGCCCGAGGGGGAGCAAACCATTGTGGTGCGCGCCGAGGACGATCCTCACGATCTGGCCAAGCCGCGTGGCAAGCAGGACTGGATGCTGGAGCCGCATGCGATCTGGTACCCGCGCACGACCGGCATCTGGCAAACCGTCTGGTATGAGCGTGTTCCGGCCACAGCTCTTGCAAAACTACACTGGACACCCAACGTCGAACACTGGCGGATCGGCCTGCATGCCGTGCTCGATGGCGGGCGCCGCGATGACCTGCGCCTGCGCGTGCGCCTCAGCGTCGGCCAGCACATCTTGGCAGATGACACCTACGCGGTCATAGCCGGCGAGGTTCACCGCGGCATTGCTCTCTCTGATCCCGGCATCGACGACTACCGCAACGAGCTGCTCTGGAGCCCCGACCTGCCCACGTTGATCGATGCCCACCTCCAGCTCTGGGACCAGCACGGCGAACTGATCGATGAGGTGTGGAGCTACACCGCCCTGCGACAGATCAGCCTGCAGGGCGATCGCATCGTGCTCAACGGACGCCCAACGCAGCTCCGCCTGGTGCTCGATCAGGGCTACTGGCCCGCATCGGGCCTGACCGCACCCGACGACGCGGCGCTGCGCCGCGATGTCGAACTGGCCAAAGCAATGGGCTTCAATGGCGTGCGCAAGCATCAAAAGATCGAGGATCCGCGCTATCTGTATTGGGCCGATCGCCTGGGACTGCTGGTATGGGAGGAGATGCCCAGCGCCTACCGCTTCACCAACGACGCGGTCGAGCGCCTGACACGGCAGTGGATCGAGGCGATCGAGCGCGACTACAGCCACCCCTGCATCATCGCCTGGGTGCCCTTCAATGAGTCGTGGGGTGTGCCCAACCTGCCCGAGCGCGGCGAGCAGCGTCATTACGTGCAGGCGCTGTACCATCTGACCAAAACGCTCGATCCGACGCGTCCGGTGATCGGCAACGACGGCTGGGAAAGCAGCGCCACGGATATTATCGGCATCCACGACTACGATGCTGATCCGCAGCAGATCAAGCAGCGCTACTGCTCCGAGGAGGGCATCGGGCGGCTGTTTACCCGCGAACGGCCGGGCGGGCGGCTACTGACCCTGGAAGGCTACGCCTACAGCGGCCAGCCGATCGTGCTCTCCGAATTCGGCGGCATTGCTTTTTCCGAGGATCGTGAGACAACCTGGGGCTATACCCGCAGCGAAAGCGCTGAGGCGTTTGCCCGGCAGTACCGCGAACTGTTGGAGGTTGTGCGCGCATTGCCGATGCTGGCCGGGTTCTGCTATACCCAGTTCGCCGATACCTACCAGGAGACCAATGGCCTGCTCTATCCCGATCGCCGGCCCAAGATCCCGCTCGAAGAGATCTGTCTGGCAACGCGCGGGCCGCTCAGCGAGCGTCAACAGCAGATCGAACGCGAGTGGCGCGCGCGCCTGATGAAATACCAGGTCGCTCCGCCGGACGGCGTAGATGCGTCGCCGCCATCCACGCACCACGATCGCCTCGACGAAGCCACGTGA